A genome region from Eremothecium gossypii ATCC 10895 chromosome VII, complete sequence includes the following:
- the HEM15 gene encoding ferrochelatase HEM15 (Syntenic homolog of Saccharomyces cerevisiae YOR176W (HEM15)), which produces MFGRVRQGLVDAGRLSTLRRMGSSVAGSRSGGTGVMFMNMGGPSTVAETHDFLYRLFSDNDLIPISAKYQPLIAKFVARMRTPKIAKQYEEIGGGSPIRKWSEYQATRVCELLDERCPESAPHRPYVAFRYARPLTDETYQQMLKDGVQRAVAFSQYPQFSYATTGSSLNELWRQVKELDPERKIEWSVIDRWPTQPGLVQAFADNINKTLQEFPEEIRKDVVILFSAHSLPMDIVNTGDAYPAEVGATAYEIMRKLKFSNPYRLVWQSQVGPKPWLGAQTAQITEFLSDKVPGLVLVPVAFTSDHIETLHEVDLGIIGESEHKDKIKRCESLNGNETFIRGLADLVESHLKSGESYSKQLPLDFKLGKSSDPLGHPSQLFKSKL; this is translated from the coding sequence ATGTTTGGCAGAGTTCGGCAGGGCTTAGTAGACGCGGGACGCTTGTCTACTCTCAGAAGGATGGGGTCGTCGGTTGCTGGTTCACGCAGCGGGGGCACCGGCGTGATGTTCATGAACATGGGAGGCCCGTCGACTGTGGCGGAGACTCACGACTTCCTGTACCGGCTGTTCTCGGACAACGATCTGATCCCGATCAGCGCGAAGTACCAGCCTCTGATTGCCAAGTTTGTTGCGCGGATGCGGACTCCCAAGATCGCGAAGCAGTACGAGGAGATTGGCGGGGGCTCGCCGATCCGCAAGTGGTCAGAGTATCAGGCGACGCGCGTGTGtgagctgctggacgagcGTTGTCCGGAGAGCGCGCCGCACCGGCCGTACGTGGCGTTCCGCTACGCGCGTCCACTGACGGACGAGACCTACCAGCAGATGCTGAAGGACGGTGTGCAGCGGGCGGTGGCCTTTTCGCAGTACCCGCAGTTTTCCTATGCGACGACGGGTTCGAGTCTAAACGAATTATGGCGTCAGGTGAAGGAGCTGGACCCCGAGCGCAAGATTGAGTGGTCCGTCATCGACCGGTGGCCTACACAACCGGGGTTGGTGCAAGCGTTTGCAGACAACATCAACAAGACCCTGCAAGAGTTCCCGGAGGAGATCAGAAAGGACGTCGTCATTCTTTTCTCCGCGCATTCACTGCCAATGGACATTGTGAACACGGGTGATGCGTATCCGGCGGAGGTCGGCGCGACTGCGTACGAAATTATGCGGAAGCTGAAGTTCAGCAACCCGTATAGGCTCGTCTGGCAGTCTCAAGTGGGGCCTAAGCCATGGTTGGGTGCGCAAACTGCACAGATCACGGAGTTCCTCAGCGACAAAGTTCCTGGTTTGGTACTGGTGCCAGTCGCCTTCACTTCAGACCACATTGAAACGCTACATGAAGTGGATCTGGGAATAATTGGCGAGTCCGAGCACAAGGACAAAATCAAAAGATGCGAGTCTCTAAACGGGAATGAGACGTTCATTCGGGGGTTGGCCGACCTGGTCGAATCCCACTTAAAAAGCGGCGAATCATACTCGAAACAGCTCCCACTGGACTTCAAACTGGGCAAATCGAGCGACCCACTCGGCCATCCCTCGCAGCTCTTCAAGAGCAAACTTTAA